In the genome of Desulfolucanica intricata, the window TTTATTAAAAGAAAATGGTTATCCTATTATCGGAATATCCAGTAGAAGTCCTGCTTCTGCGAAAGCTGCTGCTGAAAAGGTTGATTCCGAGGTGGTTATTTGCCCGGAGGAAATTACCCGTAAAGCAGGACTGGTTTTTATTACAACCCCGGATCGGGAAATTGGTAATGTTGACGGGGTTATAGGACGAAACGGGGGATACAAGCCGGGACAAGTAGTAGCTCATACCAGTGGTTCAGAGCCCGCTGAGATTTTAGTGAGCGCCCGAAAAGCGGGTGCTGCAGTTGTCTCGATTCACCCTCTGCAGTCGTTTGCTGATGTCCGGATGGCAATACATAATCTTCCCGGATCCTATTTTGCTCTGGAGGGGGACCGGGAAGCGATGTCTTTGGCGGAAAAGATTGTCATGGATTTGAGGGGTAAAAAGTTTACTATTTCTAAAAAAGATAAAGTCTTATATCACGCTGCAGCTTGTATTGCTTCTAATTATCTCGTTTCATTAATGCATTTTAGCACAGGGCTGTACGAGAGATTCGGTTTATCCCGTCAGCAGGCCTTTGAAGCACTGTACCCGTTAATTCAGGGTACGCTAAATAATATCGGGCAAGTGGGAACTATAAATGCCCTAACCGGACCTATTTCCAGAGGTGATGCACCGACTGTGGCCAAGCACTTAATTAATTTTGCGAAGTGTGAGCCGCTTGAAAAAGACTTGTACCGCCTTCTTGGACAATATACAGTAAAGATTGCCTTGGAAAAAGGGAGTATCAATAAACTACAAGCCAGTGAATTATACCGGTATTTAAAGGAGGATATATGATGAATAAACAGAGGGTTACTACTGCAACTTTTCGAGAAATGA includes:
- a CDS encoding Rossmann-like and DUF2520 domain-containing protein; its protein translation is MEKPSVAIVGAGKVGTALAVLLKENGYPIIGISSRSPASAKAAAEKVDSEVVICPEEITRKAGLVFITTPDREIGNVDGVIGRNGGYKPGQVVAHTSGSEPAEILVSARKAGAAVVSIHPLQSFADVRMAIHNLPGSYFALEGDREAMSLAEKIVMDLRGKKFTISKKDKVLYHAAACIASNYLVSLMHFSTGLYERFGLSRQQAFEALYPLIQGTLNNIGQVGTINALTGPISRGDAPTVAKHLINFAKCEPLEKDLYRLLGQYTVKIALEKGSINKLQASELYRYLKEDI